ACGACAACACAATAAATTTATTGAAAATGAGAAATATGCCAAACAAATGATACGAAAACGCAGCTCAACGGTAGAACCTGTTCTGGGAACACTACTCAATTTTACCGGCATGAGAAAAATCTATGCCCGTGGCATCGGGCAAGCCGAAAAGCACGTGCTTATGGCATCGCTGTGCTATAACCTGAAGAAAATGATGAAATTCCGTGTAAAAAAGTCGCAGGTTCAGGTAAACTACGCTCCAATTATAGATAAAATGCAGGAAACCTCCGATTTATTTAGTTTAGGTCTTATCAGGCTTATTTCCCTTCGATTTAAGCCTATATAGTTTTGGGAAAAACAATCCGGTTACAAAAATAGGATCGCTTAAAATGCCTTATTTTAAACCGAAATTTTACCTGTTCTAATAATTATTGATGAATTTTGGAAGTTGTGCAACAGTTACGCTTGTTGTGTGCTGTGGTTCTTTGTCAATCTAAATTTCGAAAATTTTACTTACAAATTT
The sequence above is drawn from the Bacteroidales bacterium genome and encodes:
- a CDS encoding transposase encodes the protein RQHNKFIENEKYAKQMIRKRSSTVEPVLGTLLNFTGMRKIYARGIGQAEKHVLMASLCYNLKKMMKFRVKKSQVQVNYAPIIDKMQETSDLFSLGLIRLISLRFKPI